The following coding sequences lie in one Candidatus Deferrimicrobiaceae bacterium genomic window:
- a CDS encoding nodulation protein NfeD has protein sequence MRAFVFFLMLALLSVPGGSRGATPGPVMVAAIASSINPVTADFLSSAIERAQEENAGLLVVELDTPGGLDSAMRQMVQEIIRTPVPVAVYVSPPGSRAASAGVLITLAADIAAMAPGTNIGAAHPVGIGGGGMDNTMAKKVENDAAAYARSLAEKKGRNGEWAEKAVRESASLTETDALRKNVIDLVAPSLSDLLSAVDGRVIEKGGKKNPLRTKGAAVTRIPMGLRHRVLSALADPNIAYIMMMIGIYGIFFELSNPGAVFPGVVGGIALILGFYSLQTLSANYAGFLLIALALILFILEIKIASHGALTIGGIISLVLGSLMLFRSSADPYLRISWAVILTMVGVSAAFFGTVVALAVRSQLRRPATGSEGLIGETGVAMGDFTGKGKIFVVGELWDARCDAPLRKGQEVMVEGRQGMTLVVKPKT, from the coding sequence ATGCGTGCGTTCGTTTTCTTCCTGATGCTCGCGCTGCTCTCGGTCCCCGGCGGGTCGCGGGGCGCCACCCCCGGTCCGGTCATGGTGGCCGCGATCGCATCGTCCATCAACCCCGTCACCGCCGATTTTCTCTCCTCCGCCATCGAGCGCGCGCAGGAGGAGAACGCGGGACTGCTCGTGGTGGAGCTGGATACGCCCGGCGGCCTCGACAGCGCCATGCGGCAGATGGTTCAGGAGATCATCCGGACCCCCGTTCCCGTGGCCGTCTACGTTTCTCCCCCGGGGTCCCGCGCCGCCTCCGCGGGGGTGCTGATCACTCTGGCCGCGGATATCGCCGCCATGGCCCCCGGCACGAACATCGGTGCCGCGCACCCCGTCGGCATCGGCGGCGGGGGGATGGACAACACGATGGCGAAAAAGGTGGAAAACGACGCCGCCGCGTACGCCCGTTCCCTCGCGGAGAAGAAAGGGCGCAACGGGGAGTGGGCCGAAAAGGCGGTCCGGGAGAGCGCATCCCTGACCGAAACGGATGCGCTCCGGAAGAATGTGATCGACCTGGTTGCCCCGTCGCTTTCCGATCTTTTGTCCGCCGTCGACGGGCGGGTGATCGAGAAGGGGGGGAAGAAAAACCCCTTGCGGACGAAAGGCGCGGCGGTCACGCGCATCCCGATGGGGCTGCGCCACCGGGTGCTGTCGGCGCTCGCGGACCCGAACATCGCCTACATCATGATGATGATCGGCATCTACGGGATCTTCTTCGAACTGTCCAACCCGGGAGCGGTGTTCCCGGGAGTGGTCGGGGGGATCGCCCTCATCCTGGGGTTCTACTCCCTGCAGACGCTCTCGGCCAATTACGCGGGGTTCCTTCTCATCGCGCTCGCGCTGATCCTGTTCATTCTCGAGATCAAGATCGCCTCCCACGGGGCCCTGACCATCGGGGGGATCATCTCCCTGGTGCTCGGGAGCCTCATGCTGTTCCGGTCCTCGGCGGATCCGTATCTCCGCATCTCCTGGGCGGTCATCCTCACGATGGTCGGCGTCTCCGCCGCGTTCTTCGGCACCGTGGTCGCCCTCGCGGTGCGAAGCCAGCTCCGCAGGCCCGCGACGGGGTCGGAAGGGCTGATCGGGGAGACCGGGGTGGCCATGGGGGACTTCACGGGGAAGGGGAAGATCTTCGTCGTCGGAGAATTGTGGGACGCCCGGTGCGACGCGCCCCTTCGCAAGGGGCAGGAGGTGATGGTCGAGGGCAGACAGGGAATGACGCTGGTGGTGAAGCCAAAAACGTAG
- a CDS encoding slipin family protein, with protein sequence MIPYVAILVIAVLFLYSAIKILNEYERGVIFRLGRVIGAKGPGLILLIPMIDKMIRVDLRVVAMDVPPQDVITRDNVSIKVNAVLYFRVLDPNRAIITVENYLYATSQLAQTTLRSVCGQGELDDLLSEREKINMHIQEILDKDTDPWGIKVAKVEIKHIDLPQEMQRAMAKQAEAERERRAKVIGAEGEFQAAQKLSDAAKILAEHSIALQLRFLQTLREVATENNSTIIFPVPIDLFTPFMELAKAAKAQMGTGRTREKEEGGA encoded by the coding sequence ATGATTCCTTACGTTGCGATTCTGGTCATCGCGGTCCTGTTCCTGTACAGCGCCATCAAGATCCTGAACGAGTACGAGCGGGGCGTGATCTTCCGGCTGGGCCGGGTGATCGGGGCAAAGGGGCCGGGGTTGATCCTCCTCATCCCCATGATCGACAAGATGATCCGGGTCGACCTTCGCGTGGTGGCGATGGACGTCCCGCCCCAGGACGTGATCACACGGGACAACGTCTCCATCAAGGTGAACGCCGTCCTCTATTTCCGTGTACTGGACCCCAACCGGGCGATCATCACCGTCGAGAACTACCTGTACGCCACCTCGCAGCTCGCGCAGACGACGCTGCGGTCGGTGTGCGGCCAGGGAGAGCTCGACGACCTGCTTTCCGAGCGCGAGAAGATCAACATGCACATCCAGGAGATCCTCGACAAGGATACGGATCCGTGGGGCATCAAGGTGGCGAAGGTGGAGATCAAGCACATCGACCTTCCGCAGGAGATGCAGCGCGCCATGGCGAAGCAGGCGGAGGCGGAGCGGGAGCGGCGCGCCAAGGTCATCGGGGCGGAAGGGGAGTTTCAGGCCGCACAGAAGCTGTCCGATGCGGCGAAGATTCTCGCGGAGCACTCGATTGCGCTGCAGCTCCGGTTCCTGCAGACGCTTCGGGAAGTGGCGACGGAGAACAACTCGACCATCATCTTCCCGGTTCCCATCGACCTGTTCACTCCGTTCATGGAACTGGCAAAGGCCGCCAAGGCGCAGATGGGAACGGGCAGGACACGGGAGAAGGAGGAGGGCGGGGCATAA